In a single window of the Cydia pomonella isolate Wapato2018A chromosome 2, ilCydPomo1, whole genome shotgun sequence genome:
- the LOC133515539 gene encoding chromatin assembly factor 1 subunit B — MKFAIPEISWHNRDPVLSVDFQPKTEPNGPLRLATGGTDSHVLIWYVSPLESGSVNLEVAADLTRHQKAVNVVRWSPSGQYLASGDDESIIFVWQQKTEKDSMPTDPNEEQYKETWVIYKTLRGHLEDVLDLSWASNSLHLASGSVDNKLVVWDVSRGKYSSILSDHKGFVQGVAWDPKGQLIATASSDRVFRTFDITTKKVASRSSKAALPFPAAHPLHGVPARLFHDDTLQTYYRRLQFSPDGMLIAVPAGRIEAEVKTEIKPINAVYIYTRYSLKVPACVLPCGEPALATRWSPVAYGARAAGPRGLALRRRLLLAVATRRSVMLYDTQQRTPVAVISNIHYTRLTDLSWSPDGRMLVASSTDGYCSVVSFAAGELGPVLPDAPDDVAEQMEIDTEEQAEADKAVKDTKTVDKKEEPTQSPKSKTRKIDSFIKFKAPSEKSPKKRKCEPEQKTPVKIDLLVETAMPSWSDNSSNEIIKPPSDKNSKDEVMVIEDSEDIKLVYEETEQNKSNESQSPTKASNTKSDTPDSKMSNANLPEVKVSPKNTMNSFLKQAKVTDMKDPVAVASAPSPKAPRRVSFVTLSSPKNSKKKL, encoded by the exons ATGAAGTTTGCTATCCCTGAGATTTCTTGGCATAATAGGGATCCTGTTCTTAGTGTTGATTTTCAGCCAAAAACTGAACCAAATGGTCCATTGCGTTTAGCGACTGGTGGAACAGATTCTCACGTTTTA ATATGGTACGTGTCTCCGTTGGAAAGCGGTTCAGTAAACTTAGAAGTAGCAGCGGACCTCACGCGACATCAGAAGGCAGTGAACGTGGTACGGTGGTCGCCCAGCGGCCAGTATCTGGCGTCGGGGGACGATGAgtcaattatatttgtttggcAGCAGAAGACAGAGAAAGACTCCATGCCTACTGATCCTAATGAAGAACAATATAAAGAAACTTGGGTCATTTATAAG ACTCTTCGCGGACATTTAGAGGATGTATTAGACCTCAGCTGGGCTTCCAACTCACTGCACCTGGCCTCCGGCTCTGTGGACAACAAGCTGGTGGTTTGGGACGTATCTCGGGGGAAGTACAGCTCCATCCTCAGTGACCACAAGGGCTTTGTGCAAGGTGTGGCCTGGGACCCTAAGGGGCAGTTGATTGCGACAGCTAGCTCTGATAG AGTATTCCGCACATTCGACATCACCACAAAGAAGGTGGCATCGCGCAGCAGCAAGGCCGCGCTCCCGTTCCCCGCGGCGCACCCGCTGCACGGCGTGCCGGCGCGGCTGTTCCACGACGACACCCTGCAGACCTACTACAGGCGCTTGCAGTTCAGCCCCGACGGCATGCTCATAGCCGTGCCCGCGGGGAGAATAGAGGCCGAGGTGAAGACGGAAATCAAGCCGATAAATGCAGTTTATATTTATACGAGATATAGTTTGAAAGT GCCGGCGTGCGTGCTGCCGTGCGGCGAGCCGGCGCTGGCGACGCGCTGGAGCCCGGTGGCGTacggcgcgcgcgcggccggCCCGCGCGGCCTGGCGCTGCGCCGCCGCCTGCTGCTGGCCGTGGCCACGCGCCGCTCCGTCATGCTCTACGACACGCAGCAGAGGACGCCCGTTGCCGTTATATCCAACATACATTATACGAG ATTAACGGACCTGAGCTGGTCGCCGGACGGGCGCATGCTGGTGGCGTCCAGCACGGACGGCTACTGCTCCGTCGTCTCCTTCGCGGCCGGCGAGCTCGGCCCCGTGCTGCCAGACGCTCCCGACGATGTGGCGG AACAAATGGAAATTGACACTGAAGAGCAGGCTGAAGCAGACAAAGCTGTCAAGGACACGAAAACAGTAGATAAAAAAGAAGAACCTACCCAGAGCCCCAAGTCCAAGACACGTAAAATAGATTCCTTCATAAAATTTAAGGCACCCTCTGAAAAATCGCCAAAGAAGCGAAAGTGTGAGCCCGAACAAAAAACACCAGTGAAAATAGACCTCCTCGTCGAAACTGCCATGCCGTCGTGGTCAGATAACTCCAGCAACGAAATCATTAAACCACCCTCAGATAAAAACAGTAAAGATGAAGTGATGGTAATTGAAGATAGTGAAGACATAAAACTCGTATATGAAGAAACTGAACAGAATAAATCTAATGAAAGTCAATCACCAACTAAGGCTTCAAATACTAAATCAGACACGCCCGATTCTAAAATGTCAAATGCAAATCTTCCCGAAGTAAAGGTTTCTCCTAAAAATACCATGAATTCATTCCTAAAGCAGGCCAAGGTGACGGACATGAAGGACCCCGTGGCGGTCGCATCTGCTCCTAGCCCGAAGGCGCCCAGACGGGTCAGTTTTGTCACGCTGTCGAGCCCTAAAAATTCTAAGAAGAAACTATAA
- the LOC133515545 gene encoding uncharacterized protein LOC133515545, which translates to MAPLKCCVRDCESTSDTHRLFCMLINDHLRNLWMSFLVPVNPHLLGLTKGQLMTKRVCQKHFDVTQFSQGSRIRYSYPCLFTEKEFFHGVPLSSEDKRVNNPQETMETTAAVVLFFDDLFDSVNGSPGQGKGKLRCAVKETSNHKDFWQNALRTLQSMTFLDRNSIQAKRNGQPRHVRVPCLEGWITTLKSFLGLSKILFSKYKVKYFYPRFVNQDPIENFFGRIRAINYRNVNPDVNTFIYSFKSIVLSNILAPQSTSMNCEDDDGETLINVSNLFFTTSSENEKEKILKMHTLHVTAYKKYKAHRLRQKATKD; encoded by the exons ATGGCACCATTAAAGTGTTGTGTTCGCGATTGTGAATCAACAAGTGACACACACAGACTATTTTGCATGCTGATAAACGATCATTTGCGAAATTTGTGGATGTCGTTTCTAGTTCCAGTTAACCCACATTTACTGGGACTGACAAAGGGTCAGCTAATGACTAAACGTGTTTGTCAGAAACATTTCGACGTAACTCAGTTTAGCCAAGGGTCAAGAATTCGCTATTCTTACCCTTGCCTTTTCACAGAAAAGGAATTTTTTCACGGTGTCCCTCTCTCGTCTGAAG ACAAACGAGTCAATAATCCACAAGAGACTATGGAGACGACAGCTGCAGTCGTTTTATTTTTCGATGATTTATTTGACAGTGTCAATGGATCGCCAGGCCAAGGAAAAGGCAAACTTAGATGTGCTGTTAAAGAAACATCAAACCATAAGGATTTTTGGCAAAATGCGCTAAGAACATTGCAAAGTATGACATTTTTAGACCGCAATAGCATACAGGCCAAACGTAATGGCCAGCCAAGACATGTACGCGTTCCATGCTTGGAAGGGTGGATAACCACATTAAAAAGTTTCCTGggcttatcaaaaatattattttctaaatacaaagtgaaatatttttacccTCGTTTTGTCAATCAGGATCCCATCGAAAACTTCTTTGGTCGTATAAGAGCAATTAATTACAGAAATGTGAATCCCGACGTAAACACTTTTATATATTCTTTTAAATCCATAGTCCTCTCTAATATATTGGCCCCACAGTCAACATCCATGAACTGTGAAGACGATGACGGAGAAACCCTAATTAATGTAAGTAATCTGTTCTTCACTACATCATCTGAGAATGAGAAagaaaaaattttaaaaatgcatactTTGCATGTTACcgcttataaaaaatacaaagcgCACCGTTTAAGACAAAAAGCTActaaagattaa